One Mercurialis annua linkage group LG3, ddMerAnnu1.2, whole genome shotgun sequence DNA window includes the following coding sequences:
- the LOC126671542 gene encoding homeobox protein knotted-1-like 1, which translates to MEEFYRFDHMVSCSDNLVSFGHNFQQEDFTCSTNLVQFEHHAQHSDSDMFDLIKNQIANHPLYSDLISAYKACRKVGAPPEMASLLEEIQRENYAIKSYSSEIGADLELDEFMESYCEVLHRYKEDVSKPFDEATTFFSCIESQLSNLCKGTITKTFDYATDEAGVSSEEELSCVEVEASETKEFPDGRALDSDVKGTLLRKYSGYLSNLRKEFLKKKKKGNLPKDSRIVLLEWWNSHYRWPYPTEEEKVKLIERSGLDQKQISNWFINQRKRHWKPSEDIRFALMGDIAAPTSLADII; encoded by the exons ATGGAGGAGTTTTATAGGTTTGATCATATGGTTTCTTGTTCGGATAATCTTGTTTCCTTCGGTCATAACTTCCAGCAGGAAGACTTCACTTGTTCAACTAATTTGGTTCAGTTCGAACATCATGCACAACATTCTGATTCAGATATGTTTGATCTAATCAAGAACCAGATCGCCAATCACCCGCTTTATTCTGACCTAATTTCTGCTTATAAAGCATGCCGAAAG GTTGGTGCACCACCAGAAATGGCGTCTCTTCTTGAGGAAATACAAAGAGAAAACTACGCAATCAAAAGTTACAGCAGTGAGATTGGAGCTGATCTAGAACTTGATGAGTTCATG GAATCATACTGTGAGGTTCTTCATAGATACAAGGAGGACGTATCCAAGCCATTTGATGAGGCCACTACATTCTTCAGTTGCATAGAATCTCAATTAAGTAATCTTTGTAAAGGAACAATCACAAAAACATTTGATTATGCCACTG ATGAGGCAGGTGTGAGTTCAGAAGAAGAGTTAAGCTGCGTCGAGGTTGAAGCATCCGAAACTAAAGAATTTCCTGATGGCCGAGCTCTTGATTCGGATGTTAAAGGAACACTCTTGCGGAAGTACAGCGGATATCTCAGCAACTTGAGAAAGGAGTTCctcaagaaaaagaagaagggcAATCTACCCAAGGACTCAAGAATCGTTCTCTTAGAGTGGTGGAACAGTCATTATCGATGGCCGTATCCCACG GAAGAGGAGAAAGTGAAGTTAATAGAGAGAAGTGGACTAGATCAAAAGCAAATCAGTAACTGGTTTATTAACCAACGAAAGCGCCATTGGAAACCTTCTGAAGATATCAGATTTGCTCTAATGGGAGATATTGCAGCACCAACTTCACTCGCAGACATTATATAA
- the LOC126675397 gene encoding nicotianamine synthase → MVCQEELLIQKVCDLYNQIASLETLKPSKNVDMLFTNLVLTCMPPNPIDVNKLCKKIQEMRSKLIRLCGEAEGHLETHFSSLLASFENPLDHLNLFPYYSNYLKLSLLEFNILSQHHPQIPNQIAFIGSGPLPLTSIVLACKHLTTTTFHNYDIDRAANSNAIRLVESDPDLSKRMLFHTADVMSVENGLKEFDVVFLAALVGMDKEEKIKVIHHLAKYMAPGAILMLRSAHGARAFLYPVVDPCDLRGFEVLSVFHPTDEVINSVVIARKHQVPIQSIDQQGIVPNIFLPSKCSEIQGFNPLKALNHGNMIEEFAIEEQLS, encoded by the coding sequence ATGGTTTGCCAAGAAGAGCTCTTGATACAGAAAGTCTGCGATTTGTATAATCAAATCGCAAGCCTTGAAACACTCAAACCATCCAAAAATGTCGACATGCTTTTCACAAACCTTGTTCTCACGTGCATGCCTCCAAACCCTATTGATGTTAACAAGCTATGCAAGAAAATCCAAGAAATGAGATCTAAACTCATTAGACTATGTGGAGAAGCTGAAGGTCATTTAGAGACTCATTTCTCTTCACTCTTAGCCTCTTTTGAAAACCCTCTGGACCATCTTAACTTATTTCCTTATTATTCAAACTATCTTAAGCTTAGCCTACTTGAGTTCAATATCCTTAGTCAACATCACCCTCAAATTCCTAACCAAATTGCTTTTATTGGTTCTGGTCCTCTTCCTCTGACTTCGATTGTGTTAGCTTGTAAACATCTTACTACAACCACTTTCCATAACTATGACATTGACCGGGCAGCGAATTCGAATGCGATTCGCTTGGTCGAATCCGATCCTGACTTGTCTAAGAGAATGTTGTTTCACACAGCTGATGTGATGAGTGTTGAGAATGGACTAAAAGAGTTTGATGTAGTTTTCTTGGCGGCTCTAGTTGGAATGGATAAGGAGGAGAAGATTAAAGTGATTCATCATTTGGCTAAATATATGGCTCCTGGTGCTATTCTAATGCTAAGGAGTGCTCATGGTGCTAGGGCTTTTCTCTATCCTGTGGTGGATCCTTGTGATCTCCGAGGATTCGAAGTTCTTTCTGTGTTTCATCCGACTGATGAGGTGATCAATTCAGTTGTTATCGCTCGTAAACATCAAGTCCCTATACAATCTATTGATCAGCAAGGTATTGTCCCTAACATATTTCTTCCTAGCAAGTGCTCGGAGATTCAAGGTTTTAATCCACTTAAGGCCCTTAACCATGGAAATATGATTGAGGAATTTGCCATCGAGGAACAACTCTCATAA